In Campylobacter massiliensis, the DNA window ATAGTTGTTAATAGCTTTCTTTATGTTTGTGAGGTAGCGGTCTTGATTGATATAGTTCACTATTTCCCCAATCTTTTATAAATTCGACGCAATACAGAGTTATTCTCGGCAATAATTATAAGACCCACTCTATCTAAACTCTCGCCGCTGTTTAGCTTGGCGGCCACTTGGTTTAGGTTGTTTCCTTGCTTGGATAGCTCGGTCAAAAGCTCCCTTTCGATAGGAAGTCTAATTCGCCTGGACAGCATTGAACTTAGGGCAAATTTTGAAAAGGTCATCCCTGTTTCTTTTAGCTTCTTTTCGATAGCCGACCATTCGGCATCGGTTAGTCTTAGTTTTTTGATTATGTTCTTAGTGATTTCGCGTTTTTTGTTTTCCATCTTTATCTTATATAAAATTTTATTTTTGGAATCAGTATGCACACATTTTTTCTTTATCCGCAATTTTATGAAATTCAAAAACATAAAACAAGGGTTTTAGTAAGTTAGGAAACGGGTCGGGTAAAATTAACCTAGTTTTTAGGTTTTAAAATAAGACGAGCTGGTTTAAATTTTACAAAGTCTGGGTCGGGCAAAATGCCGCTCTGCCCGCATATTCAGCCACTTAAAATTTCCCTTTTCTTTTTTACGAGCTTTATAAATCTTAGATTTTGAATGTTTTTTCTTTTTATAAATTCTTTAATCTCATCCTCGCTTTTATTTAGACAATCATTTATTAGCTCGTGCCTTTTTACGAGCTCTAGCGCTCCGCTAAAGCGTTGAGCCTTGTTTTTAAGGTTTTTTGGCGTACTTGAGGTGTAAAACAGCAGATAATCTAGAAATTTAGTATCGCTCAAAGCATAGTAAAATATGTCGCATTTGTTAAAATTTTCGTAACCCAAGTCGGCCTTGGCCTCTAAAAGGTCGATTTTGTATAGTTTTTGCTCCATTTTTATCAAATAAAGCTCCATAAGCAAAGAGTTTCTGCTTAGTCCGTATTTTTTATTTATATTGGCCTTTATTTCGTTGGTAGAAAAGTTAAATATTTCCGCTCTTTCTTCGCTTAGCCTTTTTACTTCGTTTTTTAAAAACTCACGAATAGTCTTTATATCGGTATCAAATTTAGCTTCTATTATGCCTTCTTTATCTATAAGCCTATGTTTTAAAAGCAAGTGCGCCATAGCGTTTTCTGCAATACCCATAAGTTTTACGTGATAGCGGCAGACGTCTAAAACATCTTCTAGTTTTAGGTTAAATTTTAACATAAGGTATTTTAAATCGTAAAAATCCCTTGCCTTGCGGCGATGCCTTAGTATAGCGTCTAGTTTGATGTAGGCTAGTTTTTTGATTGAGGCTACGTTTATATTTTTGTATTTCCTAGCATCGCTTAAAATCTCAATCGGATAAGCTATAAATTTAACGCTCACGCCGTCAAATTTATAAAATACCCGCGCTTTGTCTCCTTTGACGAATTTAATCTCGTATACATTTTTTAACTTTGAGATTAAAGCTTCTATTTTTGATAACGACTGAGTGCTTAGCTCTTCTTCATTTACAAAAAAATATAGGTCTTGAGGCTGCCTGTGAAGCTCATAAAGCGTTATAGCCATACCTCCAACCAAAACAAAGCCGTTTAGCTCATTGCCGCGAGCGATATATTCAAGTAGTGCGACTACCCTAGGATATAAATTTTCGCTCATATTCCCAAAAAGTCCTCTACCAAAGGCAGTCTTTCGCCTTTTTGATAAAACTCGTTAAGATACACTTCAAACACCTTAGCATCGCCGAAAAGTTTGCACAGGTAGACCAAATTCATAGGCGAATCATTATCCATTAGCGCGGCTATATAGTTGGTTAAGGGTATAGAACCGCCTGGGTTGCTCCAAAAACGGTATTTAAACAGCGGATACTTATACGTGCAAAGTTCGTTTTTTCTTAAAGCCTCTTTATCTTTGGGATGGTTTGTTATTTTAGGGGCCGCCTTATTTCGATCCTTTAATGCTCTTTTATAAAATTTCTCCTTGCTTATCTTGATTATTTCGCCCTCTTTGGCGGATTTATTTAGATACTTTCTGACCAAGGCTTTTTCTTCGTTCTTAAATATATCTATACTATATACTTTATAGTTTCTGAGAAATTTTATCTTTCTAGGTATGTGGGTCATTTTTAACCCCATACTCAACCATTTCAATCTTAGCTTTTAATATATCCGGGTTGATCGGCTTAGCGTAGGTATTCAGTAAAATTTTATACTGTTTTTCGTGGCCTACTATTTGAGCTATGACGCTTAGCTGGACTTCTCGTTGCACCAGGTAATTTATAAAGTAGTGCCTGAACGAATAAAACGTCTTTTTAGGATCTTCGGTTATTAGTTTTCTTTGAATTTGTTTTCTAAAAATTTCAGAAAAGATTTTATTATTTACGCTAAATATCGTCTTGCCGTTTTTTCTAGTATCGATAAATTCTATTAAGCCAAGCTCAAGCAGCTTGGAATGAATAGGCATCACCCTTATAGAATTAGTATTTTTAGTGGTTTTACCCTCTTCTCTGTTTATATTAAAGCAAAGTATTCCGTTACGCTTTACTATATCTTTGTATCTTAGCTGAGTTATTTCGTTTATCCTCATCCCGCTATATGCTGCTATCATCGTAATATAATAAAGATTGTTAGCGTTTATTCGCTTACTTGGAGATCTATTGGTATTTTTAAAATCTTGAACTATCTTAAAGATAGTTTGCGCTTCCTCTTTGCTGTAAGGCAATACCTTGCGATCCGTGGGGTCTATTTCTATTTTTACGTTAATATTATTCGTAATGCTTTTACCTATATAGCCGCTATCGTAACTGTAATTAAAAAATTGAGCTACCCTTATCATATATTTTTGTACGGTTACTTCCGACAGCTTGCTATAGTTTTTACCCAGATGCAGTATCTGCTCTAAATTTTTACCCTTATACTTGTTTTTTTTGATTTAGCTTAGTTGGCACTTTAAATAAAATATCGCGAAATTTTAATAAATCATCTCTTGATATAAGAGACACGCTCCTTTCCTCGCCGAAGAATTTAAAGAGCAAATTTTTAACGCTATTTACTAGCTCTAACGTGCTTTTAGACCATTTTTCGTTTTTACTCGTGTTTTGTATGAAGGTATCGAACGCAACGCGCAATATTATATTGTTTTGCGACCAGGTTGGTATTTGGCTAGCAAACGGGACTATCTCGTATTGTTCTACGATATTATTACCTAGAGTTCCCGCGCCAAAAGTTTCTTTGCCTGCGCGTATAGATTGAACGATATTTTGCTTTTTACCGAGCATAATATCTTTTGTCTCTCTTTCATCGGCTTTAGTTTTTACTAGCCCTAGCTGCGTATTTAGTCCGTGTTCTTTTTGGGCAGCTACGACCATAGCGTGAGTAAAAGTATCTATAAGATCTTTAACCCCTTGCCTATTAAGCGGCAATTCGCCGATTTCGTCAAGAACGCCGATATCGTCTTGAAAGCTTCGTAGTTCTTTACTTTCAAATTTACGGCTACTATCTTGCTCGCTTAAAAATTTTAATCTTTTGGCCGTAAGGTTTGCGTTTTTCTCAAGTTTTGCGATTAGATAATTAAGAGAAAGGATATTTTTCTCAAGCAAAGCGTGAGTTACCGCAGCCCTATCCTCATCACCGATCGGGCCGATATCTTTTTCTAAAATTTCCACGCTAGGCTCTAGAAGTTTAGGCATTTGATTATCTTGCAAGGCTTCTTTAAAATGCCTATTTAGAGCATCGGCAAAGTCAACGTCTATCTTTTTATCGTATAAAGAGTGCTCTTTTATACTTTTATTGACCTTTGCCTGCATAAAGCTATCCACGAGAGAGTCGATTATCTTGCCGTCCAACTTCATGTCCACCGCCTTGGTTATTAGATAAATGTATCTATCATAAATTCTAGCAGATTTTTTAGCTTTTAGTATGGAGTTTGTGCTTAGCGTAAAGCAAATTTCTCTTTGAACGCCGAAGATTTTCCTCGTGCTAAGAGGCAGAACGCTTCTATAGTAGTATGTTCCGTTGCGATTTTTAATATGCGTCATAAGGCGGTGTAACAAAAGTGGAACACCTTGCCGATGCCTTAAAGTCAAAAAGACTTAAAACAGCGTAGTATCAGCGCTTTGCAAGGATTTAAAATAATTCCTCATAAGCCGGAGGTCGGGAGTTCAAGTCTCCCCCGTGACACCATAAATGCCCTATTTATCGGTATTTAAACCGCCTCTTTTTCAGTTTCCCTTTCTTTGAATTTTTTCTTAAACTATGGTACGCTTTTGATAAAAAGTGGTACAATGGAAGCATTTTACAAAAAGTAATCCTATAAAATGACCTTAGCGTAGCATATATCCACAAATTTGATCCTCATCCCCACTATTGTCATGCTCTCATCTAGCAAATTTAGACCTGACGTAGCCGTTGGCACTAGCAGCCTTCTACTCTCATCCAAGCTCTAACTTCTTGATTTTTATTACTCCCACTATTTTATAGGCTTATCTAGAATATTTAACGAAAACAAGAAAATGTTTTTACTAAACCCTCCACCTAACCAGCAATCTCCTTTTGTCTTCGACGTTTAAATTTATAAAATCGATACCGAAAAGTTTGGTTAAATTTTCGCCCTTTAAAATTTGATCCGTTGCGCCGAATTCATATCCTAAAGGGCCGTTTAAAAGCAAGGTTTTATCTGTTGCCGCAAGCGCGTGATCGGGATGATGCGAGGTAAAGATCACGCAGGTTTTTTGCTCGCTATTTAGCCTTTTGATTAGGCTTAAAACGGCGTTTTGATGAAATACGTCGAGATAGGAAGTCGGCTCGTCCATGATTAGAATTTTGGGCCGTAGTACTAGCGAGCGAGCTATTAGGACTAGCTGCATCATGCCGCCGCTTAGCTCGTCTACGTTTAAATTTAAATACTCGCTAACGCCTGCTATCCGTGCGGCTTCCTCGGCCATCGCCCTATCCTCTGTGCTCGGCCTTGAAAACATACCGACGTTTGCGTTTACGCCCATTAAAATCAGATCTTTTACCTTAAAGCTAAAAGCGATATTTTCGCTTTGGGGCACGTATCCTACGAGCTTGGCGCGTTCTTTGCCGCTAAGAGAGGCATGATCGCGACCATCGATCAAAATTTGACCGCTTTTTGCTTTTAAGAGTCCTAAAATAATCTTTAAAAACGTAGATTTGCCTATGCCGTTAGGGCCCAAAATCGCAAGCGTTTCGCCGCTTTTTAAATCAAGGCTCAAATTTTGCAAAATTTGCTTACGCTCGTATGAAAAGCTTAAATTTTCTACGCTTAAGACCATCTTTTGCCCTTTTTAACGATGATGACGCCGATCATAGGAGCGCCTATAAGCGCGGTTAGGATACTTAGCGGGATTTCAGCCGAGCTCACGCTTCTAGCCGCAACGTCGGTTAGCATCAAAAATATCCCGCCTAAAATCGCAGAAATCGGAACTAGCTGCGAGTTATCTGAGCCGTAAATCAGCCTCGTAACATGCGGCATCAAAAGCCCGACCCAGCCGATGATACCGGCGATGGCTACGCTTGCGGCCGTTATCAGTGTAGCAAGTACGATAAAGATAAAGCCTAAAAATTTACTCTCGCCCAAAATGCTTGCATGTTCGCCGCCTAGGGATAAAATATTTAGTTTCCAGCCCATTAGGCTCAAAAGCACGAGCCCGCTAACGCAAACGGGAGCAAGCGCCGCTACGTCGCTCCAAGAGATGGCGCTTAGGCTTCCCATCAGCCAATATACGATACTAGGAAGCTTTTCTTGCGTGTCGGCGACGTATTTTACAACCGAGATCAGCGCCTCAAAGATAGCACCCGTGATGATGCCCGCAAGCACCAGCATAAGCTTTGAGTTTTTGTTTGCCAAAACGCCTAGAGCGTAAGCTATCATGACGGCTAAAAAACCGAAAACGAAAGCGCCTATTTGCGTGGCTATGGGACTGCCGAAGGCTAAAATGCAAACTACCGCGCCAAATCCAGCTCCACTGCCTACGCCCAGGATATTCGGGCTTACCAAAGGATTTGCAAACATCGCCTGAAATATCACGCCCGCCGCGCTAAGGCTGGCGCCTATCAAAAACGCCGCTATCAGCCTTGGTAGGCGCAGGTCAAATATCAAAGCGTAAAGCGTCTCTTTGTCGTTTTGATAATAATCAATTAGCCCCTCAAGCGAAATCCTGCCCGCAAGAAGCGAAAAAACGACCGCAAAGGCTAGAAAAAGCGATAAAAACAGATACTTTTTCATTATCTAAAAAGCTCGTAAAATTTACTCTCTCCGTTTAGATCGAAGCGTAAAATTTGAGCCGTCTCATCGTCATTTAGATCGTAGCCATAGAGCAATTTGTAGCTCTTTTTCATCTCGTCTTTTAAATTTATATGAGCCTGCCCCGAAAACAGCACGCTAAACCACGCCCAGCCCAAGTGCGATTCGCCCGTAGGCGGCTCCCACATATCGCCTCCCAGAGGCATTTTATAGACGGCTTTTTGTTTGACGGCTTTTACGTTTTTTAAAATTTTGTCGTTAAAAAAGTCCCGCGGAGTTAGCTCGTCGAAGTTGCTAAGCAAGATAACGTCCGGATTTTGAGCGAGAATTTCTTCTTTATTTAAAATTCTAAATCCCCCAAAATTTGCCGCATTCTGCCCACCGCTTAGCTTTATCTCGTAGTCAAAATACGTCCCACCGCCGGCTGCCTCGTAGCTTTTATCCCTGCCGAATATAAAAAGAACCTTCGGTTTTTTGCTAAGCCCTTTTACGAAATTTTCGATCTCAGCTCTTACCTCGGCTCTGTTTTGTAAAATTTGCTCCGCTCTTTGCTCTTTTTCATAAATTTTACCCAGCATTGCAAACCAAAAAAGAGGATCTTCCTCCGTGCCGCTTAAATTTACCAAAGCTACGTTTAGGCCTACTTTTCGCAGCGGCTCTATGATCTTTTCGCCTCTCATGCCCCACTGCACGACAAGATCGGGAGATAGTTTTAGTAGCTCCTCGATGTTTGGAGTAAAATCCTCTCCGATACCGCCTGCTGGGATACTAGCTGCGCCTTTAATCATTTTTCCCAGCATTCCGCGCTTGATGTTTTTCTTGGCCATCGGATGGACGGAGGCTAGGCGAGATACGTTGTTTTCGACGCTAAGAGAAAATGAAGCTAGCGGCACGGGAAACAGCGCTACGCTCTTAACGGAGCGGTCGAAGCGAAGCTTATTGCCGTTTTGATCGGTAAATTCAAGCGCGCCCAGCGTCGCTGCCAGTAGCAATAAAGCAGGCATGATTTTTCTCAAATTTGATCCTTAAATTTGTAAATTTTAGGGTTTTTGAGCGGGCCGGTTTAAAACCCGCTCGGTAAATTTAAATTTTAAAAGCTAGCCTTAAAGCCTAGTTTGAAATTTCTACCCGGATTTATTAGCGGGTTGCTAGCGCTTCTAGGCTGGCTGATTAGCTCGTAGCTTAGGCTTGGGGCGTATTCTTTGTCAAAGATATTTTCGACGCCGAAATTTAGGCTAAAATCTTTTAAGAATCCTAGTTTGCCCAGACTCTTGCCAAAGTATAGGTTATGTACGAAATATCCCGCTCGCTCGCGCTCTACGCTATCATCTATGCGTGTCTTTCTCGCCGCCCAGTCGCCGCTATACTCTATGTAAGAATTTGCCAAAAACTCCGGCGAATAAGAAACAGCCACGCGTCCGCTAAGCGGAGCGATCTCTGGAAGCGGTTTGCCGGTTTGCTTGTTTTTGCCGCGCGTGTAGGCAAGATTTGTTTTAAACTCCAAATTTGATAAAATTTTATAAGCAAGGTCAAATTCCGCTCCGCTTATCTTGGCTCTATTTACGTTTTGCGACTGATAGTAGGTCACGCCGCCGCTTTGCCAGTTTCGCTCGACGATCAGGTCTTTATAATCTCCCGTGTAAAATATCAAATTTGATCTAAGCGCTTTATCCGTATAGCGAAGTCCAGCCTCGTAGGTAACGCCTTTTTCGATATTTAGATCAGGGTTTGGCAGATACGCCTCGCTGCCTGAAAACGTAAGTATCGGAGCAACCTCGCCGCTCATAGGAGCCCTAAACGAAGTCGAGAAATTTCCTACGAATTCAAGCCCCTGGGCGACGGGATAAATAAGCCCCAGACCGTAGCTAGCTCTGCCGTCTTTTCTATCGTTGGCGTTTTCGTATAAGGCTTTTACGGCGGGGCTCATCGAGCTATCCATATCAAAGGACGTTTTTATGCGGTCGTAGCGTAAATTTGCGCTCAAAATCGCGTCGTTGCTAAATGCGTATTCAAGCAATCCAAAGCCCGCGACGTCAAGCTGTTTGGTTCTTAGCCTGTTGCGTACGCTAGGGCCTTTGTTTACGCTTTGATACACGCTATCCCAGTCCTCGTAATAAAAATCTACGCCGTAGGTTTGGGTTAGGCTGTCGCCTATAAATTTGCCGATAAATTTGCCGCCGTAGACCTTCGGGCCGTTTACGTAGTTATCGACTTGTCTAGGCGACATAGCTCCGATATACGGCCTTATATTTAGGTGTGTATAAAGCTCTCTGTAATACAAGCTAGAATCTAATATAAATTTATCGTTTATGTTGCCTTCGTAGTTTAGCGCTACGTATTTTTCTCTAAGAGGCGCTTCTTTTATGTATTTTTGAAAGCCTTTTTTGTTCGCCGTTCCGGGAGCGCCGACCGCCGTACCGACTACGCCGCGCTCGGACTCCGTATATCTGGTCACGAGCTCAAGTCTGTGAAAATCGGCAAAGCTATATCCGCCTTTAAAATCAAGGCTTCGGTAGTTATACCTTGTATTTGGGATTTTGCCCGCCGGAGTGTCGTAGTCCTTGCCATGTTTGTAGTTTAAGCCCAGCAATGCATCAAACCCGTGTCCGACTACGCCGAGTTGTAAGCGGTTTTGCACACCTTTGTTCGCGCTTTGATACTGGGTGCTTAGATACGTATCCGATAACGCCCAGTCGCCGTGTACGTCTCCGCTAGCTCTTTTGGTGACTAAATTTACTATGCCGCCAAAGGCATCCGTGCCGTAAAGCGTGCTAGCGGGGCCCCTTATTATCTCTATCCTTTCGATTTGATCGGGCGTAAATATCGAATACTCAAACGCCGGCCTACCTCTAAATCTAAGTCCGTCTACGAACATCGGCACGCGGTAATCAGACGAGCTAAAACCTCGCACGTTTACGGTACCCGAGTCCATGCCTTCGTTTACGATTGAAACCCCAGGCGCCTCGCTGATTAGCTCGGGTACGCTTTTGCCAAGCTTTCTTTCTATTGTCTCTTTATCTACTACCGAGACGCTTTTGCTTATCTCGTCTACGCTTTGAGACGATCTTTGCGCCGTGACGGTTACGCCTTCTAGCGATTTTAGCTCTACTTCGTTTTGCGCGGCAGCCAAAACGCCGACCAAAGCAAGGCTAAGCACGATTTTCCTCTGCATTTAAACTCCTTTAAAAATTATTAACGGGCAATTATACAGAAATATATAATGATTTTCAATGATTAAAAATAAGGTTTTAGTAAATAATTTATGTAGCAAAAATTTAAGACGTTTGTAATTCCAGCACGTTTTTATAAAAAATAGTAAAAAATATTATTCCCCCGAAAATATCACGAGCATTAACGAATAAGAATAGTGTCGTTAAGTTTTAAGATCACAAATTTAAAATGCATTTTTTTCAGATTTTAAAAATTAGCCTCTACTCAAGCGATAAAAACGCTCTATATGTAATGGCTAGTATATGATAAGATGATTTATAAATAATTATTTAAGCACTATTGATATATACTCTTGTTTTTATTTTAAAATCAGGGGAGAATAATGAGACTTAGTATTTTTGCTTCAGTCGCTATTTTGGCTACTTTTGCCGTCGCAGAGACAAAGACGGACGGCTACTCGGTGATGCTTCCAAGCGTAGAAGTCGAAGGCATTTCCGAGCAAGATAACCTCAAAGGCTATATAACCTACGATAGCGCGGAAGTAAACAGAAACGGACTTAGCAACAAGCAAACGCCTCAAACCATCGAAACTATCGATATCCAGAAAAATCGCAACTACGGCACGAATGATCTTTCTAGCATCCTAGAAGGAAACGCGGGCATAGACGCAGGCTACGATATGCGCGGCGAGAGTATCAAAATAAGAGGCTTTAGCGTAGACGGCGGAGATATATACAGAGACGGCGTGAGAGACTCAGGTCAGATCAGGCGTAGCACCGCAAACGTCGAGCGCGTCGAGATTTTAAAAGGACCAGCTTCTATCCTATACGGCAGGAGCGACGGCGGAGCGGTTGTAAATTTAGTCAGTAAAAAGGCAAATTTTGCCCCTGTTTATAAGGTCTCGGGTAGATACGGCAGCTGGAGTAGATGGGGGCTTGGCGCAGACGTAAACCACGCGGTAAATAATCAACTAGCCGTACGCCTAACCACCGACGGCGAGCGCGGTAAATCGTGGCGCGAAAGTATAAAATATAAAAATTTTATGATAAGCCCTAGCGTCATCGTAACCAACCAAAGCGGCGACGTAAGCTTCGAGGCGCAGTATACGTACGACAACGCCTGGCGAGTACCCGATAGAACTCCGACCAAGGCCGTCTACGATAAGCTAGGTATCGACTACAAAAAGGGCTTTTCTCACGAGGGCGACTTCGTGGAGGATAGACTGCACTTTTTCCGCACGGAATTAAATGCCGAGCTAGCAAAAGAGCTAAATTTAAAATGGGTTTTCGGATACAGAAAGGCTAGCCAAAATTTCGACCACTATTACGGCGGATCAATCGTTAGCGGGAACAAATTAAGACAAAACTACGCAAAACAAGAGACGGATAACGAAACTATCTCAAACGCTTTTACGCTTACCAAGGAGCTAAATTTCGAGAGATTTAAGCACAACATCGCAGTCGGCTACGATAACAGCGTCGAAACTCGCCATCCAAGGCTCTGGTATAGTAGAACCCATATGCAAGATATCGACCCGTACGCATCTAGGGGCAGCTGGGCGTCAAACAGAAACGTTCCGCTCACGACCGATAACAAACACCGCGCGATCAATCATGGCGTGTTTTTCGAGGATCTCATTAGCCTTGACGACACGTATAGGTTGATGCTCGGCGGTAGGTTTGATTTTTATAAATTTAAGACCAGAAACATAAGAGGCCAAACAAACAGCTACACCGGCGACTCGTTTAGTCCTAGGGTCGGCTTTTTATGGGACTTTGCGACCGATCACACCGCTTATATCTCGTATTCGCAGAGCTTTGCGCCCTACGGCGGTAGAGGCAACATCGGCATCAGCACTGAAGATACGTCAAAACTTGATCTAAAACCGCAAAATAACGTCCAGTACGAAATCGGACTAAAAAGCACTTGGGCGGATAATAAATTTAGCTCAAACATCGCGGTCTTTCAGATCGAACATAAAAATATCCGCTATCAGCCAGACCCTACAAACGACCCATATACTTGGGCGGTTCGCGGCAAAGAGCGCAGCCGTGGTATCGAGCTAAACGTGCTAGGGCAAATTTACGAGAATTTATACCTGCGCAGCTCGCTTGGCTACACGAACGCTAAGGTTACCAAAGATAACTCAAACTCGCTAAACGAAGGGCTTAATCTAAATGAAACCACGCGCTGGCAGGGCAATGTCTTTTTACGCTACGTAAACGCCGACAAATGGTACGTAGAAAGCGGCGTTACCGGCTACTCCAAACGCTACTCCTACTCTACTAGCGGCGGTAGAATTCAAGAACAACACTTGCCGGGCTTTGCTAGAGTGGACGTGAGTGCGGGATACAGCTTCACCGAGCATGCGCAAATGACGCTAGCGATAAACAATCTCTTTGATAAAAAATACTGGCGTTCAAGCTCGAGGCTAGGCGACGAGAGATCGTTTATGGTGAATTTTCACTACAATTTTTAACTAAAACGTAAAAACGATAGGATAACCTATCGTTTTTACTGATTTTAAAACCGCTTCATTCATCGCGCTCCAAAAGTTAAAAACTTAGTGTCAATGACTTGGCTTTGACTGCGGTATGGATAAAATTTCAAATTTAACATATCTTATAAGCTTTAAAAATTGCCTCAAAGCCATCTTATTAAATTGATCATCTCGTCTTTAGCGGCAAATTCTATCTGCATACGATAATTAATATTAAATTTATTCCATATTAGTTATTATTCGCGAAGAAAGATTGATAACTTAAATCAATATTAAGTATTCTAAAGGATTTTATATGATCGTTTCAAAAAATAAAGCTTTTGCGCCTATCGTTTCGCTAGTGTGTGCAATAAATTTACAAGCCGTAGATAATATAAATTTAGAAGAGGTCGTAGTCACTGCTAGCGGTTTTTCGCAAAGTATTAAAAACGCACCCGCCAGCATATCAATCGTAAAAAATGACGACCTGGCAAAAGATAGCTTCACCTCGCTTCACTCTATCGCCTCAAAAGCTCCAGGAGTTAGCGTTATAGGAGGCGAGGACGGACCCGCCAGCGGTATCTCGATCCGCGGCATGGAAGGTTCGCAAACGCTAGTTCTCATAGACGGCAAAAGAGTAAATTCAAGCGCGGCCAATCCAAAAGGCGGCGCCGGCGATATGAACTCAAATTTTATCCCGCCAGTTGAGGCGATAGAACGCATCGAGATCATCAGAGGACCGATGAGCTCGCTTTACGGTAGCGATGCGGTGGGCGGTGTCATAAACATCATCACGAAGAAAAATTTTGATAAATTTAGCGGCTCCGTGAGTATATCGGGTATCGCGCAGGCTCATAGCGGCATCGGCTCGCAGCGCCAAGCGGACTTTTATCTTAACTTTCCGCTTCTTAACAAATACCTCGGTCTTCAGCTCTGGGGCTACAAAAAATTACGCGACGAGGATAGCTATCCGGGCGGCTATCAAGAAAGCGATAAGAAAAACTTTAGCGCCAAACTATGGATCACGCCCGACGAATACAATAAATTTTATCTCCTAGCCTCCCAAGAACGCCACGAATACTCTAGGACCGTCGGCAAGACGGCAACGGTAAGGACAAACAGGCTACTAAATAGCTACGACTACAAAAAAGATAGCTACGGAGTAGGATATCTGGGAAATTTTGAAAATTTAAATGCCGACGTGAGCTACATTTACGATCAGACGAAGCGAACGAGCCTCTTTGATAGCTTAACGCCAGCCGACGTCAAAAACCACGACTTTAACTCCAAATTTAGCACCTTTCTGGATTCGCATACGCTAACTTTCGGCTATGATTTCAGTAAGCAGACGGTTAAAACCACATTTATCGTATCAAATTCAAGTAGAAGCGTGCTGCGAAACCCGAAAGCCTACTCTATGAAAGAGCATGCGGCATTTTTAGAAGACGAGTGGGAGATTTTAGACGACAAGCTTTATTTGACGTTGGGCGGCCGCTTCACGCATAACGAATTTTTCGACGATCATCTCTCGCCGCGTGCGTATCTAGTTTACAATCTAAGCGACAACTGGACGCTAAAAGGCGGCGTAGCGACAGGATATAAGACGCCGAACGTCAATCAGATCTCGCCGGAAGTAGGCACCATACAAGGCGGCTGGAGGATAGTAGACTTCGGTAACGCAGACCTAAAACCCGAAAAGAGCTTAACTTATGAAATCGGCGCTTACTACGATAGCGGTGAGGATTTTAGAGGTTCGGTTACTCTATT includes these proteins:
- a CDS encoding TonB-dependent receptor — encoded protein: MQRKIVLSLALVGVLAAAQNEVELKSLEGVTVTAQRSSQSVDEISKSVSVVDKETIERKLGKSVPELISEAPGVSIVNEGMDSGTVNVRGFSSSDYRVPMFVDGLRFRGRPAFEYSIFTPDQIERIEIIRGPASTLYGTDAFGGIVNLVTKRASGDVHGDWALSDTYLSTQYQSANKGVQNRLQLGVVGHGFDALLGLNYKHGKDYDTPAGKIPNTRYNYRSLDFKGGYSFADFHRLELVTRYTESERGVVGTAVGAPGTANKKGFQKYIKEAPLREKYVALNYEGNINDKFILDSSLYYRELYTHLNIRPYIGAMSPRQVDNYVNGPKVYGGKFIGKFIGDSLTQTYGVDFYYEDWDSVYQSVNKGPSVRNRLRTKQLDVAGFGLLEYAFSNDAILSANLRYDRIKTSFDMDSSMSPAVKALYENANDRKDGRASYGLGLIYPVAQGLEFVGNFSTSFRAPMSGEVAPILTFSGSEAYLPNPDLNIEKGVTYEAGLRYTDKALRSNLIFYTGDYKDLIVERNWQSGGVTYYQSQNVNRAKISGAEFDLAYKILSNLEFKTNLAYTRGKNKQTGKPLPEIAPLSGRVAVSYSPEFLANSYIEYSGDWAARKTRIDDSVERERAGYFVHNLYFGKSLGKLGFLKDFSLNFGVENIFDKEYAPSLSYELISQPRSASNPLINPGRNFKLGFKASF
- a CDS encoding TonB-dependent receptor, encoding MRLSIFASVAILATFAVAETKTDGYSVMLPSVEVEGISEQDNLKGYITYDSAEVNRNGLSNKQTPQTIETIDIQKNRNYGTNDLSSILEGNAGIDAGYDMRGESIKIRGFSVDGGDIYRDGVRDSGQIRRSTANVERVEILKGPASILYGRSDGGAVVNLVSKKANFAPVYKVSGRYGSWSRWGLGADVNHAVNNQLAVRLTTDGERGKSWRESIKYKNFMISPSVIVTNQSGDVSFEAQYTYDNAWRVPDRTPTKAVYDKLGIDYKKGFSHEGDFVEDRLHFFRTELNAELAKELNLKWVFGYRKASQNFDHYYGGSIVSGNKLRQNYAKQETDNETISNAFTLTKELNFERFKHNIAVGYDNSVETRHPRLWYSRTHMQDIDPYASRGSWASNRNVPLTTDNKHRAINHGVFFEDLISLDDTYRLMLGGRFDFYKFKTRNIRGQTNSYTGDSFSPRVGFLWDFATDHTAYISYSQSFAPYGGRGNIGISTEDTSKLDLKPQNNVQYEIGLKSTWADNKFSSNIAVFQIEHKNIRYQPDPTNDPYTWAVRGKERSRGIELNVLGQIYENLYLRSSLGYTNAKVTKDNSNSLNEGLNLNETTRWQGNVFLRYVNADKWYVESGVTGYSKRYSYSTSGGRIQEQHLPGFARVDVSAGYSFTEHAQMTLAINNLFDKKYWRSSSRLGDERSFMVNFHYNF
- a CDS encoding TonB-dependent receptor domain-containing protein, yielding MIVSKNKAFAPIVSLVCAINLQAVDNINLEEVVVTASGFSQSIKNAPASISIVKNDDLAKDSFTSLHSIASKAPGVSVIGGEDGPASGISIRGMEGSQTLVLIDGKRVNSSAANPKGGAGDMNSNFIPPVEAIERIEIIRGPMSSLYGSDAVGGVINIITKKNFDKFSGSVSISGIAQAHSGIGSQRQADFYLNFPLLNKYLGLQLWGYKKLRDEDSYPGGYQESDKKNFSAKLWITPDEYNKFYLLASQERHEYSRTVGKTATVRTNRLLNSYDYKKDSYGVGYLGNFENLNADVSYIYDQTKRTSLFDSLTPADVKNHDFNSKFSTFLDSHTLTFGYDFSKQTVKTTFIVSNSSRSVLRNPKAYSMKEHAAFLEDEWEILDDKLYLTLGGRFTHNEFFDDHLSPRAYLVYNLSDNWTLKGGVATGYKTPNVNQISPEVGTIQGGWRIVDFGNADLKPEKSLTYEIGAYYDSGEDFRGSVTLFRNEFKDKILDTDGSSINRIPAFGSCATAPHVNCPGWGTYFNIDGADVWGIELSADYDILKNLNLRGNYTYNNSKIKTGDPTINTPNGPVKFSQTNLSRLDGKSLTATPEHAANLTLTYKPIASVSTFAGANYESELTSVKFGPGNKVSQNDKKLFTVDLGASWEVNKNLSLNLTAYNIFDNIRYDEGMADDGNYYWYPEEGRRFWFKVSAKW